Proteins co-encoded in one Chloroflexota bacterium genomic window:
- a CDS encoding glycosyltransferase — MRAYPPPADPPIAMTTALWLGAALSLAALGAWLVLLLARGGFWRTDVRLPAVDAAALPSEWPALAVVVPARNESEVLPRTLPALLEQDYPSELHVYLVDDESDDATADTARAIAADVGAADRLTVIPNEPRPPGWMGKTWAMHVGVRTASNGNPDFVLLTDADIRHPADSARTLVAAAIYHDLDLVSQMAMLRVASPWDHLLIPAFVMFFGMIYPFRWSNDPGNGTVAAAGGCMLVRAGALARAGGIESIAEAVIDDCALARRIKDHGRPSGGKTWLGLSREVRSVRRYRGLSEIWSMVTRSAYAQLDFTAWRLAGTVVGLLLVFVWPPVATILGVIAIVGAMPIAPSALLLASGLAAWALMTASLVPMLRWYRSPAILALALPITAATYTAMTVDSARLHWSGQGGRWRGRRVGGG, encoded by the coding sequence ATGCGCGCATATCCGCCGCCGGCGGACCCGCCGATCGCCATGACTACCGCGCTCTGGCTCGGCGCGGCGCTCAGCCTTGCCGCCCTTGGCGCCTGGCTCGTGCTCCTCCTGGCGCGCGGCGGCTTCTGGCGTACGGATGTTCGCCTGCCGGCCGTTGATGCCGCCGCCCTGCCGTCCGAATGGCCGGCGCTCGCCGTCGTCGTGCCGGCTCGGAACGAGAGCGAGGTGCTGCCCCGCACGCTTCCGGCGTTGCTTGAGCAGGACTATCCCAGTGAGCTGCACGTCTATCTGGTCGACGACGAAAGCGACGACGCCACCGCCGACACTGCGCGAGCAATCGCCGCGGATGTCGGCGCTGCCGACCGCCTGACGGTCATCCCCAACGAGCCGCGGCCGCCCGGATGGATGGGTAAGACCTGGGCCATGCACGTGGGGGTGAGGACCGCCTCAAACGGCAATCCCGACTTCGTCCTCCTCACCGATGCCGACATTCGGCACCCCGCGGACTCAGCCAGGACCCTCGTGGCCGCGGCGATTTACCACGACCTCGACCTGGTCTCGCAGATGGCGATGCTCCGCGTCGCTTCCCCGTGGGACCACCTGCTCATTCCGGCATTCGTCATGTTTTTTGGCATGATTTACCCCTTCCGCTGGTCAAACGATCCAGGAAATGGCACCGTCGCCGCGGCGGGCGGCTGCATGCTGGTCCGGGCCGGGGCCCTGGCGCGCGCCGGGGGCATCGAGTCGATCGCGGAAGCCGTCATCGACGACTGCGCCCTGGCTCGCCGCATCAAGGACCACGGTCGACCGAGTGGCGGAAAGACCTGGTTGGGGCTCTCGCGCGAGGTGCGCAGCGTGCGCCGCTACCGGGGCCTCAGCGAAATCTGGTCCATGGTCACGCGCTCGGCGTACGCCCAGTTGGACTTCACCGCCTGGCGCCTGGCCGGAACGGTGGTTGGGTTGCTGCTGGTATTCGTGTGGCCGCCGGTCGCCACGATCCTCGGCGTGATTGCCATCGTGGGCGCCATGCCCATCGCCCCGTCCGCGCTGCTCCTGGCGTCCGGCCTGGCGGCGTGGGCGCTCATGACCGCATCGCTGGTCCCGATGCTGCGCTGGTATCGATCCCCGGCAATCCTCGCGCTCGCGCTGCCCATCACCGCTGCCACCTATACGGCCATGACGGTGGATTCGGCTCGGCTCCACTGGTCGGGCCAGGGCGGTCGGTGGCGCGGGCGTCGCGTGGGCGGAGGCTAG
- the phoU gene encoding phosphate signaling complex protein PhoU: MPRQEYVQRLNELQDEILLVGSMVDKAVQRAVEALRTRDAATAQAVIDADDEIDARQIQLEEQAIDIMATQQPMASDLRQLVTAIHVADELERMGDYAEGIAKITLLMGEQAPIKPLIDIPRMTDIAREMMRDSLDALVARDTEAASAVWQRDDEVDELYEQVYRELVTYMIADPKKIERATYLIWVAHNIERIADRATNIAERVIFVSTGEIPTRHEWWDKRLTERGSGAGGGIPPVGV, translated from the coding sequence ATGCCGCGCCAGGAATACGTCCAGCGTCTGAATGAACTCCAAGACGAGATCCTGCTCGTCGGATCCATGGTCGACAAGGCGGTCCAACGCGCCGTGGAGGCCCTGCGGACTCGCGACGCCGCAACTGCCCAGGCGGTGATTGACGCCGACGACGAGATCGACGCGCGCCAGATCCAGCTCGAAGAGCAGGCCATCGACATTATGGCCACCCAGCAACCGATGGCCAGCGACCTGCGCCAGCTCGTCACGGCCATCCACGTGGCCGACGAGCTTGAGCGCATGGGCGACTACGCCGAGGGCATCGCCAAAATCACGCTGCTCATGGGCGAGCAGGCGCCCATCAAGCCCCTGATCGACATTCCCCGCATGACCGATATCGCCCGCGAGATGATGCGCGACAGCCTCGACGCGCTGGTGGCCCGCGACACGGAGGCGGCATCGGCCGTCTGGCAGCGGGACGACGAAGTGGACGAGCTGTACGAGCAGGTCTACCGCGAGCTCGTGACCTACATGATCGCTGATCCAAAGAAAATCGAGCGTGCGACCTATCTGATTTGGGTCGCGCACAACATCGAGCGCATCGCCGACCGCGCCACGAATATCGCCGAGCGCGTGATCTTCGTCAGCACGGGCGAGATTCCCACGCGCCACGAGTGGTGGGACAAGCGCCTCACCGAGCGCGGCAGCGGCGCCGGCGGTGGGATTCCGCCGGTCGGGGTCTAG
- the pstB gene encoding phosphate ABC transporter ATP-binding protein PstB, with the protein MGTSTPGTRRPEVEVAPSANDGLQANGPATSDALVTENLKFWYGDTMALSGISLNIPQHEVMAIIGPSGCGKSTYLRCLNRMNDLISSARVEGRVIFDGEDIYARNVDPVQMRRRIGMVFQKPNPFPKSIYDNIAYGPKVNGYRGSMDDLVEHSLRQAALWDEVKDILKRSGLELSGGQQQRLCIARALAVEPDVILMDEPCSALDPIATTRIEDLIRELRENYTIVIVTHNMQQAARVSDRTAFFMLDEHGAGSLVEVDETQRLFTTPSDQRTEDYITGRFG; encoded by the coding sequence ATGGGGACGAGCACACCGGGAACCCGCAGGCCCGAGGTCGAGGTGGCTCCGTCAGCGAACGATGGCCTCCAGGCGAACGGCCCCGCAACGTCCGATGCCCTGGTCACCGAGAACTTGAAGTTCTGGTACGGCGACACGATGGCGCTTTCGGGCATCTCCCTCAACATTCCGCAGCACGAGGTGATGGCCATCATCGGCCCGTCCGGGTGCGGCAAGAGCACCTATCTGCGTTGTCTGAACCGGATGAACGATCTTATTTCCAGCGCTCGCGTCGAGGGCCGGGTCATTTTCGACGGCGAAGACATCTACGCCCGCAACGTCGATCCGGTGCAGATGCGGCGTCGCATCGGCATGGTGTTCCAGAAGCCGAATCCCTTCCCCAAGTCCATCTACGACAACATCGCCTACGGTCCCAAGGTCAACGGCTACCGCGGCTCGATGGACGATCTCGTCGAGCACTCGCTGCGGCAGGCGGCGCTCTGGGACGAGGTCAAGGACATTCTCAAGCGGAGCGGTCTCGAGCTTTCCGGGGGACAGCAGCAGCGGCTCTGCATCGCGCGGGCGCTGGCGGTCGAGCCGGACGTGATCCTCATGGATGAACCCTGTTCGGCGCTCGACCCCATCGCCACCACCCGCATCGAGGACCTCATCCGCGAGCTGCGCGAGAACTACACCATCGTGATCGTCACCCACAACATGCAGCAGGCTGCTCGCGTCTCCGACCGGACGGCGTTTTTCATGCTCGATGAGCACGGCGCGGGTTCGCTCGTTGAGGTCGACGAGACCCAGCGGCTCTTTACCACACCGTCCGATCAGCGCACCGAGGACTACATCACCGGTCGATTCGGCTAG
- the pstA gene encoding phosphate ABC transporter permease PstA, whose translation MTQDAATRWRPRIRQRNAIGRGFALLTIVSTLLGIAVLVALLVDVFGDGGAQVDGHFLTSYPSRFPEDAGLRSALLGTLWLLVLTAIIAFPLGVGAAVYLEEYAPNNWLTRFIQLNIANLAGVPSVVYGLLGLGLFVRWFALGRSLMAGAMTMALLILPLIIVASREAIRAVPDSQREASYALGATKWQTVFRTVLPAAGGGILTGTILALARAIGETAPLITIGALTYIAFDPSGPMDLFTVLPIQIFNWVSLPQEGFSDLAAGGIVILLIVLLLANSIALFVRFRLQRRFD comes from the coding sequence ATGACGCAGGACGCGGCGACGCGCTGGCGCCCGCGCATCCGGCAGCGCAACGCGATAGGACGCGGCTTTGCGCTGCTGACCATCGTGTCCACGTTGCTCGGCATCGCCGTGCTTGTGGCGCTCCTGGTTGATGTGTTTGGCGACGGCGGCGCGCAGGTCGACGGCCATTTCCTGACGAGCTACCCGTCGCGATTCCCCGAGGACGCCGGGTTGCGATCTGCTCTCCTGGGCACGCTGTGGCTGCTGGTGCTAACGGCCATCATCGCCTTCCCGCTTGGCGTCGGCGCGGCCGTCTATCTCGAGGAATACGCGCCCAACAATTGGCTGACGCGGTTTATCCAGCTCAACATCGCCAACCTTGCGGGGGTTCCGTCGGTCGTCTACGGGCTGCTCGGCTTGGGGCTGTTTGTTCGCTGGTTCGCGCTCGGCCGCAGTCTCATGGCGGGAGCCATGACGATGGCGCTCTTGATCCTGCCGCTCATCATCGTCGCCTCACGCGAGGCCATCCGAGCCGTGCCGGACAGCCAGCGCGAAGCGTCGTATGCCCTGGGCGCCACCAAGTGGCAGACGGTATTTCGCACGGTGTTGCCGGCGGCGGGCGGCGGCATACTCACGGGAACCATCCTGGCGCTCGCGCGCGCGATCGGTGAGACCGCCCCCTTGATTACGATTGGGGCGCTGACCTATATCGCGTTCGATCCATCCGGCCCGATGGACCTCTTCACCGTTCTCCCAATTCAGATCTTCAATTGGGTCTCGTTGCCCCAAGAGGGCTTCAGCGACCTGGCCGCTGGGGGCATCGTGATTCTGCTCATCGTGTTGTTGCTCGCGAACTCGATCGCGCTCTTCGTCCGATTCCGACTGCAGCGGAGGTTTGACTGA
- the pstC gene encoding phosphate ABC transporter permease subunit PstC — MERGIHSVLFLCAAASILTTAGIIFTLLGETLAFFREVPIIDFLTGTRWTPLFVSQSFGVLPLVNGTLVVALVAIVVAVPIGLMSAIFLSEYAPARVRAAIKPILEVLAGIPTVVYGYFALLFVTPILREIFPQTQVFNVLSAGIVMGFMILPMMASISEDALRVVPRALREGAFALGATKFQVTTRVVVPAALSGILAAIILSVSRAIGETMIVSIAAGLQPKVGFDLLSSMETMTAYIVQVSLGDTPQDTIEYRTLFAVGTLLFLMTFVMNILSDWIVRRYREVYE, encoded by the coding sequence ATCGAGCGCGGCATCCATAGCGTGCTGTTTCTCTGCGCCGCGGCGTCGATTCTCACCACCGCCGGCATCATCTTCACGCTGCTGGGCGAGACGCTGGCGTTCTTCCGCGAGGTCCCGATCATTGACTTCCTCACGGGAACGCGTTGGACGCCGCTGTTCGTTTCACAGTCATTTGGCGTCCTGCCGTTGGTCAACGGCACGCTTGTCGTGGCGTTGGTCGCCATCGTCGTAGCCGTTCCGATCGGGCTGATGAGCGCCATCTTCCTCAGCGAATACGCGCCCGCGCGCGTGCGCGCCGCCATCAAGCCGATTCTAGAAGTCTTGGCCGGCATTCCAACGGTCGTCTACGGATACTTCGCGCTGCTCTTCGTCACACCGATCTTGCGGGAGATATTTCCGCAGACGCAGGTTTTCAATGTGCTCAGCGCGGGCATTGTCATGGGGTTCATGATCCTGCCGATGATGGCCTCGATCAGCGAGGACGCCTTGCGCGTCGTTCCCCGCGCCTTGCGCGAAGGCGCGTTCGCCCTCGGCGCCACGAAGTTTCAAGTGACGACTCGAGTAGTCGTGCCGGCGGCGCTGTCCGGAATCCTCGCCGCGATCATCCTGTCGGTGTCGCGGGCCATTGGTGAAACGATGATCGTGTCGATCGCCGCCGGGCTGCAGCCCAAAGTCGGCTTCGACCTGCTGTCCTCGATGGAGACGATGACGGCCTATATCGTGCAGGTCAGCCTGGGCGACACGCCGCAGGACACCATCGAATACCGCACACTCTTTGCCGTGGGCACGCTCTTGTTCCTCATGACGTTCGTGATGAACATCCTGAGCGACTGGATCGTGCGCCGCTATCGCGAGGTGTATGAATGA
- a CDS encoding PstS family phosphate ABC transporter substrate-binding protein — protein sequence MAKLARRHVVKAMGAGLLGAGAAALLSACGESGDATEAVQSVATKEAVATKIVTVPAPASPITGMILADGSSTVGPVTQAVAEEFRSQFPDVRVPVGVSGSGAGFKKFCAGETDITNASRPIKASEIETCQSNGIDFVEVPVAFDGLAVLANPSNDFVDCLTVDELRKIWEPAAEDTVTSWAQVRDDFPDEPLILYGPGVDSGTYDYFTDAVVGEEGASRGDFTPSEDDNVLVQGIAGDRSATGFFGLAYYAANKDKLKLVSVDGGDGCVAPSPETVNTGTYQPLSRPLFIYISVPAAERQEVQTFIEFYMKNAGTLAGDVGYVELPPNIYDLALARFNNRVTGSIFEGEGAKVGVSLEDLLS from the coding sequence GTGGCCAAGCTGGCGAGACGGCACGTAGTCAAGGCCATGGGAGCCGGACTGCTCGGTGCGGGCGCTGCGGCGCTTCTGTCCGCCTGCGGCGAGTCGGGAGACGCGACCGAGGCGGTCCAGAGCGTCGCAACCAAAGAGGCCGTCGCCACGAAGATCGTCACGGTTCCGGCGCCGGCGAGCCCCATAACGGGAATGATCTTGGCGGACGGGTCGAGCACCGTGGGTCCGGTGACGCAGGCCGTGGCGGAAGAGTTCCGCAGCCAGTTCCCCGACGTTCGGGTGCCGGTTGGAGTGTCCGGCAGCGGCGCGGGCTTCAAGAAGTTCTGCGCGGGTGAAACTGACATTACCAACGCCTCGCGGCCGATCAAGGCTTCGGAAATCGAGACCTGCCAATCCAACGGCATCGACTTCGTGGAAGTGCCGGTGGCCTTCGACGGGCTGGCCGTGCTGGCGAACCCATCGAACGACTTCGTCGACTGCCTGACGGTCGATGAGCTGCGGAAGATCTGGGAGCCGGCGGCCGAGGACACGGTCACCAGCTGGGCGCAGGTGCGCGACGATTTTCCGGACGAGCCGCTGATCCTCTACGGGCCGGGCGTGGACTCGGGGACCTACGACTACTTCACCGACGCGGTCGTGGGAGAGGAAGGCGCGAGCCGGGGCGACTTCACGCCGAGTGAAGACGACAACGTGCTGGTGCAAGGGATTGCGGGCGACCGCAGCGCGACCGGATTCTTCGGCCTGGCGTACTACGCGGCCAACAAGGACAAGCTGAAGCTGGTGTCGGTGGACGGCGGCGACGGCTGCGTGGCGCCGTCGCCGGAGACGGTGAACACGGGCACCTATCAGCCGCTGTCGCGACCGCTGTTCATCTATATCTCGGTGCCGGCGGCGGAGCGGCAGGAAGTGCAGACGTTCATCGAGTTCTACATGAAGAACGCGGGCACGCTGGCCGGCGATGTCGGCTACGTGGAGCTGCCGCCGAACATCTACGACCTGGCGCTGGCGCGGTTCAACAATCGCGTCACGGGATCGATCTTCGAGGGCGAAGGCGCCAAGGTCGGCGTGTCGCTCGAAGACCTGCTGAGCTAA
- a CDS encoding ATP-binding protein has translation MGLRTRLVLGGASAVLAGVVTVWIALAAGGEMPSGLAGWVAAGLAVGVGVGAALTVHVMRLPMRTIAAVRDGLARATGGEAAPIVPAEGVGTAELARMFNEAALLLDIRLRAIRQSHAQLKAVLSAMTDGVVIVDEEEAVALMNPAAGSLLDVDAENAPGRSLPDALRDHELVAVCQRARSADDTVAESVVAVGPQGRSVQVVATPIRLGEMRHIVLVLHDLTEVRATAAARRDFVANVSHELRTPVTSLRALVESLQAGAADDPELRTDFLRRIDGEIDRLAAMTAELLDLAAAEAGRMSRQFERINLGDLVRQSAERLRPQAERSGVMLDVDSPGGRLTVSADPEQTDRMVVNLLHNAIKFTPPGGHVRVSVQAENGDAVVRVQDSGVGIEPEELPRVFERFYKIDPSRAGEGAGLGLAIAKHTALQHGGRIWAESDGPDRGSVFAVALPVADEN, from the coding sequence ATGGGGCTTCGCACGCGGCTCGTGCTCGGCGGCGCGAGTGCCGTGCTCGCCGGCGTGGTGACGGTGTGGATTGCGCTGGCCGCCGGCGGCGAGATGCCATCCGGCCTCGCGGGCTGGGTCGCGGCGGGACTTGCCGTTGGCGTGGGCGTTGGCGCGGCGCTCACCGTCCACGTCATGCGCCTGCCCATGCGCACCATTGCCGCCGTGCGGGATGGTCTCGCCCGAGCGACCGGTGGGGAGGCCGCGCCGATTGTTCCTGCGGAAGGGGTCGGGACCGCCGAGTTGGCCCGGATGTTCAACGAGGCCGCCCTCCTCCTCGACATCCGGCTTCGGGCCATTCGGCAAAGCCACGCCCAGCTCAAGGCGGTTCTAAGCGCCATGACCGACGGCGTCGTCATCGTCGACGAGGAGGAGGCCGTGGCGCTGATGAATCCGGCGGCCGGTTCGCTGCTCGACGTCGACGCGGAGAACGCGCCGGGGCGCTCGTTGCCCGACGCCCTGCGCGACCACGAGCTTGTGGCGGTCTGCCAGCGTGCCCGCTCCGCCGACGACACCGTGGCCGAGTCGGTGGTCGCCGTCGGACCGCAGGGGCGGTCCGTCCAAGTCGTCGCCACCCCCATTCGCCTGGGCGAGATGCGGCACATCGTCCTCGTGCTGCACGACCTCACGGAGGTTCGGGCCACGGCGGCGGCGCGGCGCGACTTTGTGGCCAACGTTTCTCACGAGCTGCGCACGCCGGTCACGTCGCTCCGGGCCCTGGTCGAGTCGCTGCAGGCCGGCGCGGCGGACGATCCGGAGCTGCGCACGGACTTTCTGCGACGCATCGATGGTGAGATCGACCGGCTGGCCGCCATGACCGCGGAGCTGCTCGATCTTGCCGCCGCCGAGGCCGGTCGCATGTCCCGGCAGTTCGAGCGGATCAACCTGGGCGACTTGGTCAGGCAGTCCGCCGAGCGATTGCGTCCCCAGGCCGAGCGCAGCGGCGTCATGCTCGATGTCGACTCGCCCGGCGGCAGGCTCACCGTCAGCGCCGACCCGGAGCAAACCGACCGCATGGTGGTCAATCTCTTGCACAACGCCATCAAGTTCACGCCGCCGGGCGGGCACGTGCGCGTGAGCGTCCAGGCCGAGAACGGCGACGCGGTCGTCCGCGTGCAGGACTCCGGCGTCGGGATCGAGCCCGAGGAGCTTCCCCGCGTCTTCGAGCGCTTCTACAAGATCGATCCTTCGCGCGCCGGCGAGGGCGCCGGGCTCGGGCTGGCCATTGCCAAGCACACGGCCCTGCAGCACGGCGGCCGCATTTGGGCCGAGTCCGACGGTCCGGACCGGGGTTCGGTGTTCGCCGTGGCGCTGCCGGTCGCTGACGAGAATTAA
- a CDS encoding response regulator transcription factor, translated as MLVVDDEASLRAALTYNLRREHYAVETASDGEEALDLALTSDPDLIILDLMLPGMDGLDVCRQIRRRSSVPILMLTARDDEIDRVVGLEIGADDYLTKPFSMRELIARTRAMLRRRQLLRAEVAASQQDAHVLEAAGIRLSIPDRSVEVDGRQVQLKPKEFELLAFLMRHAGHVFSAERLIERVWGYAPASDTRTVAVHVRSLRTRIEDDPSNPRRIQTLRGVGYRFVP; from the coding sequence GTGCTCGTTGTTGACGATGAGGCCAGTCTGCGCGCGGCTCTGACCTACAACCTACGCCGGGAGCACTACGCTGTCGAGACGGCCAGCGACGGGGAGGAAGCGCTGGATCTGGCCCTCACCTCGGACCCCGACCTGATCATCCTGGACCTCATGCTGCCGGGCATGGATGGACTCGATGTCTGCCGGCAGATTCGTCGCCGCAGCTCGGTACCCATCCTCATGCTCACGGCCAGAGACGACGAGATCGATCGGGTCGTCGGTCTGGAGATCGGCGCCGACGACTATCTGACCAAGCCCTTCTCGATGCGCGAGCTCATCGCGCGCACCCGCGCCATGCTGCGGCGGCGGCAGTTGCTGCGCGCGGAAGTCGCCGCATCGCAGCAGGACGCCCACGTGCTCGAGGCGGCCGGCATTCGGCTCTCAATTCCGGATCGCAGCGTTGAGGTCGACGGCCGTCAGGTGCAGCTCAAGCCCAAGGAGTTCGAGCTGCTCGCCTTTCTCATGCGCCACGCCGGCCACGTCTTTTCGGCCGAGCGGCTCATCGAGCGCGTCTGGGGCTACGCGCCGGCCAGCGACACGCGCACCGTGGCGGTTCACGTTCGCAGCCTGCGCACCCGCATCGAGGACGATCCCTCGAACCCGCGTCGGATTCAGACGCTTCGCGGCGTCGGCTACAGGTTCGTCCCCTAG
- a CDS encoding zinc-binding dehydrogenase, giving the protein MPLANRMRAVVHHEFGAPDVLVPAQLPVPQPGPTEVLLRVLAVSVDYVQLHIRRGGSGRIGSAREPGYGLTAPPYVRGGTVCGEAVAVGSEAQDVALGSRHLVSGLRPGSYVEYGLVDASALRPSVEGAVGPTAAPEGFTPAEAAAFNYAPVAYHTLRVAAGLSAGETVLIHAAAGGTGVLAVQLAKAFGARVIATAGGAAKVALVYELGADVVIDYRAEDFVRAVLAATDGRGVDVVWESVGGDVFTRSLECLAEGGRMVSFGSNSFSGVGTVDFYPFWTKNIRLIGWGGASNAEAHAPDIMEDLLRLAAAGALRPVVAAVLPLEQAAEAHRMIEARETIGKVVLAPDVEAATTRRR; this is encoded by the coding sequence GTGCCGTTGGCCAACCGGATGCGCGCGGTGGTGCATCACGAGTTCGGTGCACCGGACGTACTCGTGCCCGCCCAACTGCCCGTCCCGCAGCCGGGACCGACCGAGGTGCTGCTGCGCGTGCTGGCGGTGTCGGTCGACTATGTCCAACTGCACATACGGCGGGGCGGCAGCGGGCGCATCGGCTCGGCGCGGGAGCCCGGCTATGGCCTCACGGCCCCGCCCTACGTGCGCGGCGGGACGGTGTGTGGTGAGGCGGTAGCGGTTGGGTCGGAGGCGCAGGACGTGGCGCTCGGGTCACGGCATCTCGTCAGCGGCTTGCGTCCGGGCTCGTACGTCGAGTACGGCCTGGTGGACGCATCGGCCTTGAGACCCAGCGTCGAGGGCGCGGTCGGACCGACGGCGGCGCCCGAGGGGTTCACGCCGGCCGAGGCCGCCGCGTTCAACTACGCGCCAGTGGCCTATCACACGCTGCGCGTGGCCGCCGGTTTGTCAGCCGGTGAGACGGTGCTGATTCATGCCGCGGCAGGTGGAACCGGCGTCCTGGCGGTGCAACTGGCCAAGGCGTTCGGCGCGCGGGTGATCGCCACGGCGGGCGGAGCGGCCAAGGTGGCGCTGGTGTACGAGTTGGGCGCCGATGTGGTGATCGACTACCGCGCGGAGGACTTCGTACGGGCGGTGCTGGCGGCCACGGACGGGCGCGGCGTCGACGTGGTGTGGGAGTCGGTCGGTGGCGACGTGTTCACCCGCAGCCTGGAGTGCCTGGCCGAGGGCGGGCGCATGGTGAGCTTCGGGTCCAACAGCTTCAGCGGCGTGGGGACCGTGGACTTCTATCCCTTCTGGACCAAGAACATTAGGCTGATTGGCTGGGGCGGGGCGAGCAACGCCGAGGCGCACGCTCCCGACATCATGGAAGACCTGCTGCGGCTGGCCGCGGCGGGCGCGCTGCGACCCGTGGTGGCGGCCGTGCTGCCGCTGGAGCAGGCCGCGGAGGCGCACCGCATGATCGAAGCGCGGGAAACCATCGGCAAGGTGGTGCTGGCGCCGGACGTGGAGGCGGCTACAACGCGCCGTCGATGA
- a CDS encoding thiamine pyrophosphate-binding protein has translation MRGRFAVVEALRAEGVKYVFGNPGTTESPLMDALERAPDLKYILAAQEGVAMGMADGYARASGEVPFVNLHIDTGLSNGLSLLFNAYAGGTPLVLSSVNASLAKMADYRTDLAGLTGQFTKWGAEVTHADQIPSVMRRAFAEARTPPTGPTFVGFAPESLDSEAEISIAPRTDTFVRAGPDPRAVEAAAAALAEAQRPLMVVGDRVAQFDAVEAAVAVAERLGARVYGAGYAEMTFPTGHPQWIGQLPPYARLYPEPLRVADVVFAVGCKVFHDFFDLPTDVLAPDATLIHLDCNASEINRSQPTDLGILCDPRAGLEALAEALDAAFDSARVDAARDRAEGIGSETAAKRAASQAALRKCRSSRPMAPLRMMHELARAAPDDTVIVDDSISARPILHEAFEFSRRGSMHSERAGGAIGWGMGAALGVKLAEPDRPVLGIIGDGSAMLSAQALWTASAYQIPAVYAICNNGGYRVLKVNLHAYFEEVLGEPDRPTSYLGMDLPQEFNLGAIASAMGVASERIEDPERIGPAFQRALDSGKPALLDVIIDGAL, from the coding sequence ATGCGCGGGCGGTTTGCGGTCGTCGAGGCGCTGCGCGCCGAGGGCGTCAAGTACGTCTTCGGCAATCCGGGCACCACCGAGAGCCCGCTGATGGATGCGCTGGAACGCGCGCCCGACCTCAAGTACATCCTGGCCGCCCAGGAAGGCGTCGCCATGGGCATGGCGGACGGCTATGCCCGGGCCTCGGGGGAGGTCCCGTTCGTCAACCTGCACATCGACACCGGTCTATCCAATGGCCTGAGCCTGCTCTTCAACGCCTACGCCGGCGGAACGCCGCTGGTGCTCTCGTCGGTGAATGCCAGTCTGGCCAAGATGGCCGACTACCGCACTGACCTGGCGGGGCTCACCGGGCAGTTCACCAAGTGGGGCGCCGAGGTCACGCATGCGGACCAGATTCCTTCGGTCATGCGGCGCGCCTTCGCCGAGGCCCGGACGCCGCCCACGGGCCCCACTTTCGTCGGCTTCGCGCCGGAGTCGCTCGATAGCGAAGCCGAAATTTCAATTGCGCCTCGCACCGACACCTTCGTGCGGGCGGGTCCCGATCCCCGCGCCGTCGAGGCCGCCGCGGCGGCCCTTGCCGAAGCTCAGCGCCCCCTTATGGTCGTCGGCGACCGCGTGGCCCAGTTTGACGCCGTCGAAGCCGCCGTCGCCGTGGCGGAGCGTCTGGGCGCGCGCGTCTACGGTGCCGGATACGCCGAAATGACGTTCCCCACGGGCCATCCGCAATGGATCGGGCAGCTGCCGCCCTACGCCCGGCTCTATCCGGAACCGCTGCGCGTGGCGGACGTGGTGTTCGCGGTGGGCTGCAAGGTCTTTCACGACTTCTTCGACCTGCCGACGGACGTGCTCGCGCCCGACGCCACCCTCATCCACCTGGACTGCAACGCCAGCGAGATCAACCGGTCCCAGCCCACCGACCTGGGCATCCTGTGCGATCCGCGCGCGGGCCTGGAGGCGCTGGCCGAGGCGCTTGACGCGGCCTTTGATTCCGCGCGAGTTGATGCCGCCCGCGACCGTGCCGAAGGCATCGGATCCGAGACGGCGGCCAAGCGCGCCGCCTCGCAAGCGGCCCTGCGGAAGTGCCGCTCGAGCCGCCCCATGGCCCCGCTGCGCATGATGCACGAGCTGGCGCGGGCGGCCCCCGACGACACCGTGATCGTCGACGACTCGATCAGCGCGCGTCCGATTCTCCACGAGGCCTTCGAGTTCAGCCGCCGCGGCAGCATGCACTCTGAGCGCGCCGGCGGCGCCATCGGCTGGGGCATGGGCGCCGCGCTCGGCGTCAAGCTCGCCGAGCCGGACCGGCCGGTGCTGGGCATCATCGGCGACGGCAGCGCCATGCTTTCGGCCCAGGCGCTTTGGACGGCCAGCGCGTACCAGATCCCCGCGGTCTACGCCATCTGCAACAACGGCGGCTACCGCGTGCTCAAGGTGAACCTGCACGCCTATTTCGAGGAAGTGCTGGGCGAGCCGGACCGCCCGACGAGCTATCTCGGGATGGACCTGCCGCAAGAATTCAACCTGGGCGCCATCGCCTCGGCGATGGGCGTGGCGTCCGAGCGGATCGAGGACCCGGAGCGCATCGGCCCGGCATTCCAGCGCGCGCTCGACTCCGGCAAGCCGGCGCTGCTGGACGTCATCATCGACGGCGCGTTGTAG